CTAATGATAAAATAAGCTTCTCATTTAAGCTCCTTTGACTTCTGATCCACTCTCTACTTTATGGTTTTTACTGTATTTTCAAACAGATTCTTAGACATACTTGGCAGAAGAGAGTGATTCTCTCCCTTACAGTCTTAGATAATCCAACTTCTGATAATATTTTATGTCACCACACTGTTGATTTCTAATCTGCTTACCTCTCTGGCATGCATGTCTGATAAGATACATACTCAAAAGTCTATTATACAAGCTGCATGTAATAAACTGCAACTGATTAGAGAACGTGAAAAAGTTAATACTCAAGAGAATGATTAAGAAAATTTCCTTTGGAGGTGACCATTAGGCTGGCCTCAGATGGTTGCTAGTTTCTGAGTCACAGAAGATAGGATGGACACGGGCATAGAGGAAAGTAGAAGGTCTTGGGGAAATCATTGTATTAGTCAATAGAGGTTGTTATGGACACAGCTAGAGAGGTCAGTTGGCATCTATTCATAGGGAACATGTATAAGTGGAAGTATAGAAGTTTCTACTACTCTTTGAAAGTGCTAATGAGCAAACCCCCCCTCCAATAAAACACAGCTTTTGCAATAGGACTTGACATGTCTGAATCACAATATACCGTCCTTTTCCAGGAGAGCTACAGGCATCTGACATTGATTTATTGTTGTTGATCTACTTGGACATACCCTTTCTCAACTCATGacttattatttatgtttttctcttttaacccTAAGTGTCTTTGGATCCTTTTTAAACTCTATGCATCCTCACTTCTCTCTGCAAGGTGGCAGTATATCCatggatattaaaatatataccagTGCCACTTTAGGGAAACAAGGGCCTCTAACATCCACTTTTGGTCCACCTCAGGACtttcctgataactcagttgagaaagattctgcctgcaaagctggagacatcagttcaattcttgggtagagaagatgtgctggagaagggatcagctacccactccagtattccttggcttcccttgtgcctcagctgctgaagaatccgcctgcaatgtgggagacctgggtttgatcccagggttgggaagatcccctggagtaaggaaaggatacccactccagtattctggcctggagaattccatggactgtatagtccatggggtcaccaacagtcggacacaactgagcaactttcactttcagctcttCAGGCCTAGCAATCTGTTACCTTCTGCTAACAGCAAgttatggggaaacagtggaaacagtgtcagactttatttttgggggctccaaaatcactgcagatggtgactgcagccatgaaattaaaagatgcttactccttggaagaagagttatgaccaacctagatagcatattcaaaagcagagacattactgtgccgactaaggtccgtctagtcaaggctatggtttttcctgtggtcatgtatggatgtgagagttggactgtgaagaaagctgagcaccgaagaattgatgcttttgaactgtggtgttggagaagactcttgagagtcccttggactgcaaggagttccaaccagtccattctgaaggagatcagccctgggatttctttggaaggaatgatgctaaaactgaaactccagtaacttGGCCACcgcatgagaagagttgactcattggaaaagactctgatgctgggagggattgggggcaggaggagaaggggacaatcgaggatgagattgctggatggcatcactgactcaatggacatgagtctgagtaaactctcagagttggtgatggacggggaggcctgacaggctgcgattcatggggttgtaaagatttggagacaactgagtgactgaactgaactgaacagcaagtATTTCAGTAAGTCCCACAACAGTGTGCTAGTGTTAAATGGTGATAATATATACAGATCTGGAATCACAGCACTGACCTATAGGTAGACATAAGGTCTCTCTGTCCATATCATCGTGGTAGCTGCTTTAACTGATTAATTTTCAGCAGGCAGGAATGATAGTTCTCCCACTTCCTTTGAAAGGACCATaaacccagggtctccttcaATCTTAATGATTTTAAATCACTTTCAGTGACTGACTTTGAATCATCAACTGTGTCTCTCAGGAGTTAAAGTGTCAGAAAGATTTAATCAGGGAGCTGCAGTCCAAATAAAAGATACCATATCATTAACTTAaaagctgaactgaactcttttgaTGCTGATGGTAAAACTCTGTCTTTTCactgtttctaaaatgttttctgaagACACACGGGATTCCTCTGGTAGAGACTCTGCCTTATATACCTCCATATTTGATTGACTAATACTTGAACctattaaaacatttcaaaatgaaagttAACACCAAATAATATCCCATACTCTTATTTTTAAACCACAAAACCTTGTAGAGCTTGGACTAACAAAAGACTTTATTGGGGAAGAATGTTTTACGACTGTCGTTATTTAGAAATACTAGGGGATGACGATAAACATGAGACCAGCTTTTACTCAGTCTTAATACTTGTATCAAAAGACTCTGTCCTGACTTCTCTGgctgtccaggggttaggactccatgctttcactagAAGGGgaaccggttcaatccctggtcagggaactaagatcccacaaactgcatgGGGCCCACCACCCAAAAAAATTATCCGTGTGTGGTGATCCTGTTTGTCATCTGCACAGGGACTGGGCCACCTCcactgccctgccctggggaACACACTGCTCCCACCAATTTCTTAGGAAAACAGCGGCCTAATTGATATTTGGTCTGTTCCCTCCaaacattattttaatctttGGGAGTGCTGGTTGTGGGTTTCAGTCGTATCAGCATTTTGTGCCTCCTGAGCACCTGTAGCTGACAGCAAAGGTGAGTGATGCAACAAAGCCCATTATGACATAAGTGGCCAGGATGTGATTTCTGCCTGCCTCTCTCAGGGCAAGTATGACATTCACCATCCCCATGTGAAACCCTCTTCCCATCTGGGTTCTGGCAATCTAGACCCTAATGTCATTCCACACCCCAAACAATGGCAGTAAACACCACACCACTACTCCTTGCCGCTGAGATCAATTGTGAAGCAGGGTTAGCCATCTTCAGTGCAGACTCCTGACCCAGTCCAGGCCTCTCCTCTCTGGCTaaccggggacctcagggtctgTCCCCCAATCTCTCGGGACCTCGCACCCCTCCCCACTCAGGTGCccacctcttttcttccttccctcccttcccatcagaaaattcacacacacacacaaatatcatcTTTTCACCatttgatgtttattttaatCGCAGCCATCAGTTTACTATGTTAGTGGGAGAGTCAGTCTTTTCCAGGTTAACCATTTCTAAGAAAGCAGACCACTGGAGACACCATTCTAAACTGTCTGACCTTTTCGATTCAGTTCCTGGCTGCCCAGGTTGTACTTCTCCAGGGTCTCTCATTCTGGGGTGGCTGAGCTTATCTTCTCTTTTGATTCTGCCTCCTCCTTTGACTCTGACTCATATTTTGGTACCCTTTTCGGCTTTGGTTCAGTTTCTCACATGCACAGGAATGGAGAAAAGAGTTTGGTTCTCTTGGTTTCTTCACCTTCTTCGACGGAGTGGCGTACGATCggattttctttctcaaggttccTTTTAGAGGTCTTCTGACCCTCGTGGTCATGTTTCGTGCCTTGAAAGACAAAAGAAGGGTATGAGTTTTGAGGAAAGAGTGTAACAACTGAGTTGGAAGGGAGATTTCATGAAAAGGGAGGTGGCCTGATGAGGACTTTTGCGCCAGGCAAGGGCAGTGTCGAGGTCTTGGGCACCAAAGTCAATGGAGAACCTGGGGAGTGTCGATGGAATCATCTTACCTTCACACTGCCTCTGTATCTCCGTTGCCAAAGGGTCTTCGTGCTTCCTTTCATCCTTGAAGCAAACCGCACTGCAACTCTTCTTGGCTGCCGTGGCTTCCTGGTTACCTTAGCCATGATGACACCATGAAGTGGCCTAACCCAGAATCTCTGCCTCTGACCTCCCTATATATACCTTGCCAGGACAATGAGCAGCCACACCCTTCACTCTGATTGGTCAGCTAGGCACtcccccagccaatggtggcttTGGGGTCTTAGACATCACAATGTACCACTGTGCTCGTCAACATGGGTCAGTGGGTGCTGAGGGAGGCCATGATACAACTTTCCCACCCTTGACCCCTCTGTGTGTTTGATTCTGGGGAGTGGTGACTCAGGGGCATGGTGTTTCTCCTCATGACCCTCAGACTTTCCTTCAGTGCCCTTTATTCTTTGACTTGGATGTCCCCCTTCAGCACTCCTGCCCCCTCCATCCCTGTATGAACCTCTGCCAAACACTTTTCATCCCATTTCAGCACTTCAGAGTCCTCTAGTCACTTCATCTGTAGACCACCCTCTTCCTGTCGGGGGTTCTTGAGGGGCTTAAGGAACTTAAGAGCAAGCAGGTAATTAAGAACAGGTTGGAAGTTTTTTCTCCTCCAATGAGCTTTAGAGACCCCAAGGCTTGGTGAATCTTCAGTCCGTGGCCCCAAGATCTATACACCGTCTCCGTAAGATTACACTTCAGAGCAAAGAAAGTGTTAAATGCCTCCTCCACTAATATTGTTGGGGACACTTCAACTCTCATATTGAGGAGGGAAACTCGCCTTGCCCCATCTACCAGAAATACATTCCCAATttacaaaaaaatgaagaaaaggaaaggaaggtgcCCAAAGGCAAGAGTcagtttaccactgtgcccctaACTCTTGAGTGAATCACTTCCCCAGTGGGCCCACATTAACAGTGATCATCAGATAGGGCCCACTGTGGAGCTGACCAATAGCTGAGCAAGAGAAGTACCAGTAGGTACCTCATTGATAGTTGGTTGCTTATGGGCAGGGCCCAGGGTTGCACTGTCCAATTGCTAGGCAAGACCGGTTGCTTAGTAACAGGATGTGGAGTAATCAGGCACCGCAATGGCTACCTGCTAAGGGCTGTGCTCATGCTGCTCTGCTACCTAAGGATACGTTGGGTCCAGTGTGCTTTACTCTGTTTGATTGACTCTGTTCCAAATCAGGATTTGATTTCACAGGCTTCTCTAACTTTTGTAcatcattcttttcattgtattcCCAGGCATGCCTGTCAGCAGTGCTCATCTATATGCCCCTCCAACAGCTGCCACATGATCACATGTGCCGCATATAGCAGAGCTAATATTTCAAAGCCAACAAGAATGTGAAAGCCAGCCCACCTTGAGAACTACTTTGACAAACCTTAACCTCACAGTGATTCTTATTCTATGCACAGTGTAACAGAGCAGAGTGAGCACAGCCCTATGCAGTTCGCCATTGGTGTGCTTCTTTTCAACCCACCCTGCTCCTAGGCAACATGTGTGGCTCAGCCTTGCTTGGTGCCTCAGATGGCCCCGTTTACAAGCAGCCAACTGTCAAGGAGTGGCCATTCATTGTCCTGCTCAGCTATTGATCAGCACCACAGTGGGCCCTGCCCACAGTTACTGTCAATGAGGGACCATTGGGGAAGTGATTAAGTAAGGGTGGTGTGGTGGTCATCAGGtggaaagtgagagaagagagagtCTGGCATTCTTTTGGAGGGCCTGGAGATCACCCAACGTTGCGCCAGTGGGTGAGCTGGATGGTCCCAGGGAATAGTCTGGGGACTACATCCTTTAGTGATTCAGAGCCCTCACTAAGTCCCTCCACTAGCCTTGGCCCAGGCCGTGAGGAGCGGTgaacctctcccccatccctgtctctGCAACTTAACAGCAGGTGGCCAtctttctgggtctcagtctGTGAGAACCGGTCTCCTCAGTTGGACAGCTTGAGGAGACAGGACCTGTTGTGTTGGGTACCTGGCTCCATCAAGGGTGAGAGCTGGGTAGAATATGGGAACCTTGCCCTGAAGGAGCTGCCAATTGAAACCTGTTTCTGTTTGACCAGAAGGGGATATTTCATGGTGAAAGTGGTTCCTTGAGACTTTGTCCTCTCTTGTCAGGACAGAAAATGACATTCATCTGATAGAGATATTTAGGAACATCATTACCTGACCATGACCTAACCTTAAGCACAAAGGGTGTGACACCACGAAGTCTGAAACAACTTACCACCACGTCCTCTAACCTTTGCTTTTAAACATACTTACTGAAAACGTTCAGTAACTTTGGGTTCTTAGGGCAAGAGCCACCCTCATCCTGGTATGAATCTGTAATAAACCTTTCCCAGTCCCAAACTCAAACATTTACTTTTGATGGGCCTCATTCTGCATCAAGCACATGAACTTGCAATTTTGGTAACAACAATACTGTCTAAGGGCTGACTTTGCCTCTCTTAAACAACAGCAGAGACTGGCCAAGTGCTCACAGTCATCCATAATATACCCACTGATTTGGCTTGGCTAAGCTTTAACCAACCTTCTCTCCTCTGAACTTCAGCTTTCCCCCAAGCTTGAGCAAGCACTAAGCGTCAGACCTTTCTGGCTCCCTTAACAGCTCATTGTAAGAATCAGCTCACTACACAAAGAAACACTTCCTGTCACACTGCTCCATCATGCTGTCTGTTCATCCATCCCCACCTCTTGCCccgtctcacacacacacacacacacacacacacacacacacacacacagttgctgCTCACCCTGCTTATCCTTCCatgttaaagaaatatatttttttgatccattttgagacATGTTAAGAACGTGTGTTCAAAGCATTCTCCCTATTGCAATCACTtcatttcagtcgttcagttgtgtccgaatctgccGGAGTCCATCTCCAGCAGTCAGGGATTCATCTGAAGGGAGGGACCATGTCGG
This Budorcas taxicolor isolate Tak-1 chromosome X, Takin1.1, whole genome shotgun sequence DNA region includes the following protein-coding sequences:
- the LOC128070524 gene encoding spermatid nuclear transition protein 3-like yields the protein MAKVTRKPRQPRRVAVRFASRMKGSTKTLWQRRYRGSVKARNMTTRVRRPLKGTLRKKIRSYATPSKKVKKPREPNSFLHSCACEKLNQSRKGYQNMSQSQRRRQNQKRR